AACACCGCACGAACGCCGCCTTCGCCGGGTCCACCACCAAAGCCTGCCCCGCATCACTCACACCACCCCCCATGGCGGTAAACGGCAACGACACCACAAACACCCCCGCGCCGATCACTGTCGCCACCACCAGCAACGGTCGGGCGATCAGCAGATCGCCGATCATGGCGTATGCCGGCGGATTATGGATGGTGTAAAGCGGATCGCCGCTGCCGTCACTGGCGGCGACTGAAGTACCGACGCTCAACAACAGCGCGGCGGCGAGGGTTTTGTACAGCTTCATGGCACGGTCCTTCGGCGAGATAGTCAGAACACTGACTATAGACCGTCGACCTTTCAGGTCTGGCAACGTGGGCAAAAGACGCTGGCGCGCTGCCCCAGTTTCACTTCGCGCAACTGCGTGCCGCAGACCTTGCAGGCCTCGGCCCCACGGCCATACACGAACAGCTCTTGCTGGAAATAACCCGGCTGACCGTCACCGCCGATAAAGTCCCGCAGTGTGGTGCCACCACGTTCGATGGCGGCGGCCAGAATGCGTTTGATCTCAATGGCCAGCTTCAGATAGCGCGCGCGGGAAATGCCCTTGGCTTCGCGACGCGGGTCGATCCCGGCGGCAAACAAAGCCTCGGTCGCGTAGATGTTGCCCACGCCCACCACCACTGCGTTGTCCATGATGAACGGCTTGACTGCCATCGAACGCCCGCGGGACAGCTGGAACAGGCGTTCACCGTCGAACAGGTCGGTCAGCGGCTCCGGCCCCAGGCGAATCAACAGTTCATGGTTGAGCGGATCAAGGCTCCAGAGCATCGCGCCAAAGCGACGCGGGTCGGTGTAGCGCAGGGCCAGGCCCGACTCCAGTTC
This genomic interval from Pseudomonas putida contains the following:
- the mutM gene encoding bifunctional DNA-formamidopyrimidine glycosylase/DNA-(apurinic or apyrimidinic site) lyase, which encodes MPELPEVETTRRGIAPHLEGQRVSRVIVRDRRLRWPIPEDLDVRLSGQRIVLVERRAKYLLINAEVGTLISHLGMSGNLRLVEVGTPAAKHEHVDIELESGLALRYTDPRRFGAMLWSLDPLNHELLIRLGPEPLTDLFDGERLFQLSRGRSMAVKPFIMDNAVVVGVGNIYATEALFAAGIDPRREAKGISRARYLKLAIEIKRILAAAIERGGTTLRDFIGGDGQPGYFQQELFVYGRGAEACKVCGTQLREVKLGQRASVFCPRCQT
- a CDS encoding multidrug transporter, which translates into the protein MKLYKTLAAALLLSVGTSVAASDGSGDPLYTIHNPPAYAMIGDLLIARPLLVVATVIGAGVFVVSLPFTAMGGGVSDAGQALVVDPAKAAFVRCLGCIGEGFEQTQ